One window of the Flavobacteriales bacterium genome contains the following:
- the trmB gene encoding tRNA (guanosine(46)-N7)-methyltransferase TrmB codes for MGKKKKLIKFAEVSSFANVFEHDEAPKGAWDKAFEKKQPLVLELACGKGEYTIGLAKMFPNKNFLGLDIKGNRIWRGAKTALEENLKNAAFLRCQINRITDHFEANEVSEIWITFADPHPRDGKAKKRLTHPNFLELYQQISCSPLIINLKTDSDLLYAFTKEVIAEKQIEPEIDCNDVYTWDERPQELNIQTYYEHKWLDKGIKIKYLRFKLQ; via the coding sequence ATGGGTAAAAAGAAGAAGCTGATAAAATTTGCCGAGGTAAGCTCGTTTGCAAATGTATTTGAGCACGATGAGGCTCCAAAAGGAGCGTGGGACAAAGCATTTGAAAAAAAACAACCGCTTGTATTGGAGTTGGCCTGTGGCAAAGGTGAATACACCATAGGGTTGGCCAAAATGTTTCCAAACAAAAATTTTTTGGGATTGGACATTAAGGGCAATAGAATTTGGCGAGGTGCAAAAACAGCCTTGGAAGAAAATCTTAAAAATGCAGCTTTTTTGAGATGTCAGATAAATAGAATAACCGACCATTTCGAGGCCAACGAAGTATCGGAAATATGGATAACCTTTGCCGACCCCCATCCGCGGGATGGAAAGGCAAAAAAAAGATTGACTCATCCAAACTTTTTGGAACTTTACCAGCAAATATCCTGCTCTCCGTTAATCATAAACTTAAAAACAGATAGCGACCTACTGTATGCGTTTACCAAAGAAGTAATTGCTGAAAAACAAATCGAGCCTGAAATAGATTGCAATGATGTATATACATGGGATGAACGACCACAAGAACTTAACATACAAACCTATTATGAGCATAAGTGGTTGGATAAAGGCATTAAAATCAAATATTTAAGATTTAAGTTGCAATAA
- a CDS encoding DUF2797 domain-containing protein — MILEGNIRKMKVWLDGNHVQYGLRLYDNLEAREPISINEFVGKSFSIEYLHEINCVVSGKKINKTFGDGMSYEAFMNSPEASPSIIRPELSRIHEGIALRDFEWEVEHHLTPHIVYLAQTADVKVGVTRNTQIPTRWLDQGAIYTLKLAETPYRQAAGLIEVALKNYISDKTSWQKMLKGELERINLFELAENLKKYVPTEMQQYLLGNQNIDQFIYPILAYPPKVYSLKLDKTYLIDKKLMGIRGQYLLFDDGSVFNMRSHSGYKVRIEL, encoded by the coding sequence ATGATTTTAGAGGGAAATATCCGAAAAATGAAAGTATGGTTGGATGGCAATCATGTGCAATATGGCTTGCGGCTATATGATAATCTTGAGGCCAGAGAACCCATATCTATTAACGAATTTGTTGGCAAATCCTTTTCTATTGAATATCTGCACGAAATTAACTGTGTGGTATCGGGCAAAAAAATCAATAAAACATTTGGCGATGGTATGAGCTATGAGGCTTTTATGAATTCGCCAGAAGCCTCCCCAAGCATTATTCGCCCCGAATTAAGCAGAATACACGAAGGGATAGCCTTGCGAGATTTTGAGTGGGAAGTTGAGCACCACTTAACGCCTCACATTGTCTATTTGGCTCAAACTGCCGATGTAAAAGTTGGTGTAACCCGCAATACCCAAATTCCAACTCGTTGGCTCGACCAGGGTGCCATATACACACTAAAACTTGCCGAAACACCCTACAGGCAGGCGGCGGGACTCATAGAGGTTGCCCTGAAAAATTATATTTCTGATAAAACTAGTTGGCAAAAAATGCTGAAAGGAGAATTAGAAAGAATAAATTTGTTTGAGCTGGCCGAAAATCTAAAAAAATACGTTCCGACAGAAATGCAACAATATCTTTTGGGTAATCAAAACATTGACCAATTTATTTACCCTATTTTGGCTTATCCCCCAAAAGTGTATAGTTTAAAGTTAGATAAAACCTATCTCATTGATAAAAAACTGATGGGCATTCGCGGTCAATACTTACTGTTTGACGATGGCAGCGTTTTTAACATGAGAAGCCACAGCGGATACAAGGTTAGAATAGAGTTATAA
- the hppD gene encoding 4-hydroxyphenylpyruvate dioxygenase → MQSETLTATDNNVDFLPLNGTDHIEFYVGNAKQSAYYYQMAWGYELIAYAGPETGVRDRASYVLKQDKITLVLTTSMEPESEIASHVKKHGDGVKFLNLWVDDATKSFNETVKRGAKPFMEPTRFEDENGYVIVSAIHTYGETIHKFVERSNYSGPFLPGYKKPDFKMETTSVGLKYVDHCVGNVELGQMNTWVDFYENVLGFKLLLTFDDKDISTEYSALMSKVVSNGNGYIKFPINEPASGKKKSQIEEYIEFYKGAGVQHIAVATDDIISTVGELRKRGVEFLYVPDNYYEDVLDRVGHINEDLAELKKLNILIDRDDEGYLLQLFTKPVEDRPTLFYEIIQRVGAKSFGKGNFKALFESIEREQERRGNL, encoded by the coding sequence ATGCAAAGCGAAACGTTAACAGCAACGGATAACAATGTAGATTTTTTACCACTAAATGGTACTGATCATATTGAGTTTTATGTAGGTAATGCAAAACAATCGGCATACTACTATCAAATGGCTTGGGGGTATGAATTGATAGCCTATGCCGGCCCCGAAACAGGGGTAAGAGACAGAGCTTCGTATGTGTTAAAACAGGATAAAATTACGTTGGTGCTAACCACTTCTATGGAGCCTGAATCGGAAATTGCCAGTCACGTAAAAAAACACGGTGACGGTGTGAAATTTTTAAATCTTTGGGTAGATGATGCCACAAAATCATTCAATGAAACAGTTAAAAGAGGTGCAAAACCTTTTATGGAACCAACCCGATTTGAGGATGAAAACGGCTATGTAATTGTCTCAGCAATACATACTTATGGCGAAACCATCCACAAATTTGTGGAGAGAAGCAATTATAGTGGGCCATTTTTGCCGGGCTATAAAAAGCCTGATTTTAAAATGGAAACCACATCGGTTGGTCTTAAATATGTAGATCATTGTGTTGGAAATGTGGAGCTTGGTCAAATGAATACATGGGTTGATTTTTATGAAAATGTATTAGGGTTTAAACTCTTATTAACATTTGACGATAAAGATATTTCTACCGAATATTCGGCCTTAATGTCAAAAGTGGTAAGCAACGGAAATGGCTATATCAAATTTCCGATAAACGAACCAGCCTCGGGCAAAAAGAAATCACAAATTGAAGAATACATCGAGTTTTATAAAGGTGCCGGAGTTCAACACATTGCGGTTGCCACCGATGATATTATTAGCACCGTGGGTGAATTGAGAAAAAGAGGGGTTGAATTTTTGTATGTACCCGACAATTACTACGAAGACGTTTTGGACAGGGTAGGTCATATTAACGAAGATCTTGCCGAACTTAAAAAACTCAACATATTGATAGATAGAGATGATGAAGGGTATCTATTGCAGTTGTTTACCAAACCGGTAGAAGACCGCCCAACGTTGTTTTACGAAATCATTCAGCGTGTGGGAGCGAAATCTTTTGGAAAAGGAAACTTTAAAGCACTTTTTGAATCAATAGAAAGAGAGCAGGAGCGAAGAGGCAACTTGTAG
- the surE gene encoding 5'/3'-nucleotidase SurE, which produces MEKRPLILISNDDGITAPGIRALVECMKQLGDVVVVAPDSPQSGMGHAITINKPLRLDRSDFFGDDVIAYQCSGTPADCVKLALDKVLDRKPDLLVSGINHGSNSSINVIYSGTMSAAVEGAIDDLNAIGFSLLDYSLEANFDIAKTVVLKVARKVLANGMPKGCLLNVNIPKLPSEELKGIKVCRQANAKWVEEFDHRHDPTGRQYFWLTGKFVNMDHGDDTDVWALENGYASVVPVQFDLTAHHIIGIVNNWDLNEQI; this is translated from the coding sequence ATGGAAAAGCGTCCTTTAATATTAATCAGCAACGACGACGGAATAACGGCACCCGGCATTCGTGCGTTGGTAGAGTGTATGAAACAACTTGGCGACGTGGTGGTGGTAGCACCCGACAGCCCGCAAAGTGGCATGGGGCATGCCATAACCATAAACAAACCACTGCGGCTCGACCGAAGCGATTTTTTTGGAGATGATGTGATTGCCTACCAATGCAGCGGCACTCCAGCTGATTGTGTGAAGCTGGCTTTGGACAAAGTGTTGGATAGAAAGCCGGATTTGTTGGTGAGTGGCATCAACCACGGCTCCAACTCTTCCATCAATGTGATATACAGCGGAACCATGTCGGCCGCCGTAGAAGGAGCAATAGATGATTTGAATGCCATTGGGTTTTCGCTGCTCGATTACAGCCTTGAGGCCAACTTTGATATCGCCAAAACCGTGGTACTAAAAGTGGCCCGAAAAGTTTTAGCCAATGGAATGCCAAAAGGATGTTTGCTCAATGTAAACATACCAAAACTACCCTCCGAGGAGTTAAAAGGAATAAAAGTGTGCAGACAAGCAAACGCCAAATGGGTGGAAGAATTTGACCATAGACACGACCCTACAGGCAGACAATATTTTTGGCTTACAGGTAAATTTGTGAATATGGATCATGGAGACGACACCGACGTTTGGGCTTTAGAAAATGGATATGCATCGGTGGTTCCGGTGCAGTTCGACTTAACGGCACATCATATTATTGGCATCGTAAATAATTGGGATTTGAATGAACAGATTTAA
- a CDS encoding acyl-CoA thioesterase: MAHQTTINIRGYHCDAYGHVNNARYLELFEEARWQALSDFGVDKRIAQLGLQFFVVNIQVDFKKPVLPKTTVLVKTSLHNIGRKTMTFLQEIENEQGLATKAEITFVLFNPSENKAVNVTDDLSQLFNVFN, translated from the coding sequence GTGGCTCATCAAACAACCATCAACATTCGGGGCTACCATTGCGATGCCTATGGGCATGTAAACAATGCCCGATACCTCGAACTTTTTGAAGAGGCTCGCTGGCAAGCTCTCTCCGACTTTGGTGTTGATAAACGCATTGCCCAACTGGGTTTGCAATTTTTTGTGGTAAACATTCAGGTGGATTTTAAAAAGCCCGTGTTGCCCAAAACAACGGTGCTTGTCAAAACTTCGTTGCACAATATTGGCCGAAAAACGATGACCTTTTTGCAGGAAATTGAAAATGAGCAAGGCTTGGCCACAAAGGCAGAAATAACCTTTGTTTTATTCAATCCTTCAGAAAATAAGGCAGTGAATGTGACCGACGATTTGTCTCAATTATTTAATGTTTTTAACTGA
- a CDS encoding thioredoxin family protein gives MTRTTPLKSIVSVLIIALAFVMLKSDTKEVGINFSHLGFAQAKAEAQKQNKLIFIDAYTTWCGPCKQMAATVFKEKSVGDVYNKNFINLKMDMETSEGLFVGKKYNVTAYPTFLYLKPDGTLVGKQMGATSSANFIQYAKTAAAKK, from the coding sequence ATGACACGCACAACACCACTAAAATCAATTGTTTCCGTTCTAATTATTGCCTTGGCATTTGTGATGCTAAAATCAGACACCAAAGAAGTAGGGATCAATTTTTCACATCTCGGATTTGCTCAGGCCAAAGCTGAGGCACAAAAGCAAAACAAATTAATTTTTATAGATGCCTACACCACGTGGTGCGGCCCTTGTAAACAAATGGCTGCCACCGTTTTTAAAGAAAAAAGTGTGGGTGATGTGTACAACAAAAACTTTATCAACCTAAAAATGGATATGGAAACATCAGAAGGATTGTTTGTGGGCAAAAAATATAACGTGACTGCCTACCCCACTTTTTTGTATTTAAAACCTGATGGAACATTGGTAGGTAAACAAATGGGAGCCACGAGTTCAGCCAATTTTATTCAGTACGCAAAAACAGCGGCAGCGAAAAAATAA
- the recN gene encoding DNA repair protein RecN codes for MSIAIFAPMLLELKVDNYVLIKSLRFAPEQGFNIITGETGAGKSILIGALGLVLGDRADTKSILDEEKKCVIEAIFNIKSLKLESFFAENDLDYEPETIIRREILPTGKSRAFVNDTPITLNTLKDLGEKLVDIHSQHQTLRLGSTDFLFHWLDSVTNNLDLAGKFERHYSSLIKKEKRLSELMNQQQSQNAEQDYLQFLFDELQALNLEKIDYPSIENEYELLQNAEEIGEIVGAAVYELKESEHSAIDKLKQLSRQLSKIAGQKGDLATIADRLLGLTSDFEEVVTDLRNIAEQATPDASRLAELDGIFQQIHLLQTKHRVATFEDLLQVKQEIEGKLSATVSTEMLLETLAKEIETDKTDCLKLAKELHSARQLGAKPLEERINKDLKNLGLINSLVKLSLNENQEMNKFGQTDFELLFSSHQSGALQPAHKVASGGELSRLMLILKSYLAQTKKLPTIIFDEIDTGVSGEIANRVAEVMSNLSQKLQVITITHLPQVAAKGSAHFYVYKDVRHSETSTFVKKLNKEERIEELAKMLSGDNPSDAAKANALELINS; via the coding sequence ATGAGCATTGCTATTTTTGCCCCAATGTTGCTCGAATTAAAAGTAGATAATTACGTACTCATAAAATCGCTCCGATTTGCACCCGAGCAGGGGTTTAATATTATTACAGGCGAAACCGGAGCGGGAAAATCTATTTTAATTGGGGCTTTGGGCTTGGTGCTTGGCGATAGAGCAGACACCAAAAGCATTTTGGACGAGGAGAAGAAATGTGTCATTGAAGCCATTTTTAACATCAAATCCTTAAAACTGGAATCGTTTTTTGCCGAAAATGATTTGGATTATGAACCCGAAACCATCATCAGAAGGGAAATTTTGCCTACAGGGAAATCGCGAGCTTTTGTAAATGATACTCCCATAACGCTCAACACTTTGAAGGATTTGGGAGAAAAATTGGTGGACATTCATTCCCAACATCAAACGTTGCGATTGGGCAGCACCGATTTTTTGTTTCATTGGCTCGATTCGGTTACAAACAATTTGGATTTGGCCGGAAAATTTGAACGGCACTATTCTTCTCTGATAAAAAAGGAAAAGCGGTTATCCGAACTGATGAACCAACAACAAAGCCAAAACGCCGAGCAAGATTATTTGCAATTTTTGTTTGATGAATTGCAGGCATTGAATCTCGAAAAAATAGATTATCCAAGTATAGAAAATGAATATGAGTTGCTTCAAAATGCCGAAGAAATTGGCGAGATTGTTGGGGCGGCGGTATATGAACTGAAAGAAAGTGAACATTCGGCCATTGATAAACTAAAACAACTTTCGAGACAGTTGTCAAAAATAGCCGGACAAAAAGGTGATTTGGCTACCATTGCCGACCGACTTTTGGGCTTAACTTCTGATTTTGAAGAGGTGGTAACCGACCTCAGAAATATTGCCGAACAGGCCACTCCGGATGCTTCGAGGTTGGCCGAATTAGATGGTATTTTTCAGCAAATTCATTTGCTTCAAACCAAACACCGTGTGGCCACTTTTGAAGATTTGTTGCAGGTAAAGCAGGAAATTGAAGGCAAACTTTCTGCAACGGTTTCTACAGAAATGCTATTAGAAACACTTGCCAAAGAAATTGAAACCGACAAAACAGATTGTCTAAAATTGGCCAAAGAGTTGCACTCCGCCCGACAACTTGGTGCAAAACCATTGGAGGAGAGAATAAATAAAGATTTGAAAAATCTGGGTTTAATCAATTCGTTGGTCAAACTTTCGTTGAACGAAAATCAGGAAATGAACAAGTTTGGACAAACCGATTTTGAACTCCTTTTTTCATCCCATCAGAGTGGAGCGTTGCAGCCCGCTCACAAAGTGGCCTCGGGGGGCGAGTTGTCGCGATTGATGCTTATTTTGAAAAGTTATTTGGCTCAAACCAAAAAGCTACCAACCATTATTTTTGATGAAATAGATACAGGGGTTTCTGGCGAGATAGCCAACCGAGTGGCGGAGGTAATGAGCAATCTTTCTCAAAAACTTCAAGTAATAACCATCACACATTTGCCCCAGGTGGCGGCCAAAGGTTCGGCCCATTTTTACGTGTATAAAGATGTTCGACACAGCGAAACTTCAACGTTTGTTAAAAAACTAAACAAGGAGGAACGTATTGAGGAGTTGGCCAAAATGTTGAGCGGCGACAATCCTTCGGATGCGGCCAAAGCTAATGCACTGGAGTTGATCAATTCATAA
- the lpxB gene encoding lipid-A-disaccharide synthase → MKYFFIAGEVSGDLHASHLIDAIKKVDADATFVGMGGDKMLACGMQLTAHIKQYSFMGFVEVLQNLSKIKRLYRLITSEIVSQKPDKVVLVDYGGFNLKIAKFCKQHGFETHFYILPKVWAWNEKRVKKIKKYVDFGYCIFPFEENYFRTFGINANYVGHPVVEQVDAFLSTTKSIDINKNQVALLPGSREQEIKKMLPPMLEVASMRPNLNFVIAANDYTIEKHLPKLPQNVKIEFGKTFETLMQSQVALVTSGTANLETALLNVPQIVCYKANKLSYAIGKRVVKIKYISPVNLILDKAVIKELIQNDLNAINLAAELDSILETKNALKIKEEYNHLRKVLGNKKAATETANFILKHKK, encoded by the coding sequence ATGAAATATTTTTTTATAGCGGGCGAAGTTTCGGGCGATTTGCATGCCTCGCACCTTATAGATGCTATAAAAAAAGTAGATGCTGATGCCACCTTTGTGGGCATGGGTGGAGATAAAATGTTGGCCTGCGGCATGCAATTGACAGCCCATATAAAGCAATACAGCTTTATGGGATTTGTGGAGGTTTTACAGAATTTATCAAAAATCAAACGACTGTATAGACTAATAACCAGCGAAATTGTTTCTCAAAAACCAGATAAAGTAGTGTTGGTTGATTATGGAGGATTCAATCTGAAAATTGCCAAATTTTGCAAACAACATGGGTTTGAAACTCACTTCTATATTCTCCCCAAAGTATGGGCATGGAATGAAAAAAGGGTAAAAAAGATTAAAAAATATGTCGATTTTGGGTATTGCATTTTTCCATTCGAAGAAAATTATTTCAGAACATTTGGCATAAATGCCAACTATGTGGGTCATCCGGTAGTGGAGCAGGTGGATGCTTTTTTGAGTACCACAAAAAGCATCGATATCAACAAAAACCAAGTGGCACTATTGCCCGGAAGCAGGGAGCAAGAAATAAAAAAAATGCTTCCACCTATGCTTGAAGTGGCCTCCATGCGGCCAAACCTGAACTTTGTAATAGCTGCGAATGACTACACTATCGAAAAGCACCTACCCAAACTGCCACAGAATGTAAAAATTGAATTCGGAAAAACCTTTGAAACCCTTATGCAATCGCAGGTGGCATTGGTTACTTCCGGCACGGCCAACCTTGAAACGGCTCTATTGAATGTGCCACAAATTGTTTGCTACAAGGCCAACAAATTGTCGTATGCCATTGGGAAAAGAGTAGTTAAAATAAAATACATATCGCCGGTTAACCTTATTTTGGACAAAGCTGTGATAAAAGAACTCATTCAAAATGATTTGAATGCTATAAATTTGGCCGCTGAGTTAGATTCTATTTTAGAAACTAAAAACGCACTAAAAATAAAAGAAGAATATAACCATTTAAGAAAGGTATTGGGAAACAAAAAGGCAGCCACCGAAACGGCAAATTTTATTTTAAAGCACAAGAAATGA
- a CDS encoding thioesterase family protein, with the protein MARIKIEIPSQWLYSFKLQIRVTDLNYGNHLANEKVLSFAQEARVQFLKHYHASEIEFFGTSLIQGDAAIEYKSEGFLGNEIEIKVGVYDLSNSSFDFVYEMTNTTTQKPLALAKTRMVCFDYSNRKVTVVPNKFKELVTAME; encoded by the coding sequence ATGGCACGCATAAAAATTGAAATTCCCAGCCAATGGCTGTATTCATTCAAACTTCAAATTAGAGTTACCGACCTGAATTATGGCAACCATTTGGCCAATGAAAAGGTGTTGAGCTTTGCACAAGAGGCTCGGGTGCAATTTTTGAAGCATTACCATGCCAGCGAAATTGAGTTTTTTGGCACCAGCCTGATACAAGGGGATGCGGCCATCGAATACAAAAGTGAAGGGTTTCTGGGTAACGAAATTGAAATAAAAGTTGGAGTGTATGATTTATCTAATTCCAGTTTTGATTTTGTTTATGAAATGACTAACACAACTACCCAAAAGCCTTTGGCACTTGCCAAAACCCGAATGGTTTGTTTTGATTATTCAAACAGAAAAGTTACTGTTGTTCCGAATAAATTTAAAGAATTAGTCACCGCAATGGAATAG
- a CDS encoding amino acid permease: MSELVNKQGKFGTAPVFLTAISTILGAIMFLRFGWAVGHVGLWATLGIIIIGHLVTIPTAMALAEIATNQKVEGGGEYYIISRSFGLTIGAAIGLALYLSQAISVAFYTIAFTEAFSSVFELLQTDFGISVEISKRLLGVVSIGLLAWLMSTKGANTGMWMLYAVVAILGVSLVMFFAGTGTPGNTIFTGSGEVKFFTVFAVVFPAFTGMTAGVGLSGDLKDPKKSIPQGTMIATLIGMVIYILIAIKLAVSAPTDALINTDKMVMTDIAIWGPIIPIGLAAATISSALGSVMVAPRTLNAIALDKIVPIPRFNNRLGKIKPKTGEPVNASLVTCGIALLFVLMGDVNAVAEIISMFFMVTYGSICLISLLENFASNPGYRPSFKSKWYISLVGAVMCIFLMFKINPLMALLSIGIMVLTYWVLSKQNEEQSDMASIFSGVIFQISRNLHVFLQKRKNEESQEEWRPSVVAVSKDSFDRHDEFDLLRWISHRKGFGMFVHHIDGYLSKETSDKAKDALKRLIRLTQVSKSSVFMDTIINPTYKASISQILQLPGVSGKNNNMVLFEFYKTRTEALEEIIEHYGMVKAVGYDTCILCSSEKKFGFNNEIHIWITSNDYQNANLMIYLAYIILGHPDWNRGFIKLFAIYPESEKETQRQKMLEMIKTGRLPISANNIDIVSISENQTPRDAINKKSKDADLTIVGFRHEAIKKTGISSFLGYDGIGNVLFVNSQNEKEIV, translated from the coding sequence ATGTCGGAATTAGTAAATAAACAAGGTAAGTTTGGGACTGCACCCGTTTTTTTGACTGCCATTTCCACCATTTTGGGAGCCATCATGTTTTTACGATTTGGCTGGGCTGTGGGGCATGTTGGGTTGTGGGCTACGTTGGGAATTATCATCATCGGCCATTTGGTAACCATACCTACAGCCATGGCTCTGGCCGAAATAGCTACCAACCAGAAAGTAGAAGGTGGCGGCGAGTATTACATTATTTCTCGTTCGTTTGGGCTCACCATTGGTGCGGCCATTGGCCTCGCCCTTTATTTATCTCAAGCTATTAGTGTGGCGTTTTACACCATTGCCTTTACCGAAGCATTTTCATCTGTTTTTGAATTGTTACAGACCGATTTTGGCATTTCGGTCGAAATTTCAAAACGCCTATTAGGGGTTGTCAGCATTGGATTGTTGGCCTGGCTTATGTCCACCAAAGGAGCCAATACGGGTATGTGGATGCTGTATGCTGTGGTGGCAATTTTAGGGGTTTCGTTGGTGATGTTTTTTGCCGGAACGGGCACCCCTGGAAACACCATTTTTACGGGCAGTGGTGAGGTGAAATTTTTTACTGTTTTTGCCGTTGTTTTCCCTGCCTTTACGGGAATGACAGCCGGCGTGGGGCTTTCCGGCGATTTAAAAGACCCAAAAAAATCGATACCGCAAGGCACCATGATTGCCACCTTAATAGGTATGGTCATTTACATTCTTATTGCAATCAAATTAGCCGTTTCAGCACCCACCGACGCATTAATCAATACCGACAAAATGGTGATGACTGACATTGCCATTTGGGGCCCAATAATACCCATTGGGCTTGCCGCAGCCACCATTAGCAGTGCATTGGGCAGTGTTATGGTTGCACCCCGAACCCTCAACGCCATTGCATTGGATAAGATAGTTCCCATACCCCGATTCAACAATCGTTTGGGAAAAATAAAACCCAAAACCGGAGAGCCTGTAAACGCTAGTTTGGTTACTTGTGGCATTGCCCTTTTGTTTGTTTTAATGGGTGACGTAAACGCTGTGGCAGAAATCATTTCCATGTTTTTCATGGTTACCTACGGCTCAATTTGTCTGATTTCGTTGCTCGAAAATTTTGCCTCAAACCCGGGCTATCGGCCATCGTTCAAATCAAAATGGTATATTAGTTTGGTGGGGGCCGTGATGTGCATTTTCTTAATGTTTAAGATAAACCCGCTCATGGCGTTGCTCTCAATTGGCATTATGGTTTTGACCTATTGGGTGTTGAGCAAACAAAATGAAGAACAAAGCGACATGGCCAGTATCTTTAGCGGTGTCATTTTTCAGATAAGCAGAAACCTCCATGTGTTTTTGCAAAAACGAAAGAATGAAGAAAGTCAGGAAGAATGGCGGCCTTCGGTAGTGGCGGTTTCTAAAGATTCGTTTGACAGGCACGATGAATTTGATTTACTTCGATGGATTTCGCACCGTAAAGGTTTTGGCATGTTCGTTCATCATATTGATGGATATTTGAGCAAAGAAACCAGCGACAAAGCGAAAGATGCACTAAAACGACTCATCCGACTTACTCAGGTTAGCAAAAGCAGTGTATTTATGGACACCATAATTAACCCAACATACAAAGCCAGCATTTCGCAAATATTGCAACTGCCGGGTGTTTCGGGCAAAAACAACAACATGGTTTTGTTTGAATTTTACAAAACCCGAACAGAAGCTTTGGAAGAAATTATTGAGCATTATGGTATGGTAAAAGCTGTTGGCTATGACACCTGCATTTTGTGTAGCAGTGAAAAAAAATTCGGGTTTAACAACGAAATACATATTTGGATAACGAGCAACGATTATCAGAATGCCAATTTGATGATTTATTTAGCCTACATAATTTTGGGTCATCCCGACTGGAACCGAGGTTTTATAAAATTGTTTGCCATCTACCCTGAGTCTGAAAAAGAAACGCAGCGACAAAAAATGTTGGAAATGATAAAAACGGGCCGGTTACCTATTTCGGCAAATAATATTGACATTGTTTCTATTTCAGAAAACCAAACTCCCCGAGATGCCATCAACAAAAAATCGAAAGATGCCGACTTAACCATTGTTGGTTTTAGGCACGAAGCCATCAAAAAAACGGGCATTTCGAGCTTTTTGGGTTATGATGGTATTGGAAACGTGCTGTTTGTAAACAGCCAAAACGAAAAAGAGATTGTGTAA
- a CDS encoding ATP-binding cassette domain-containing protein: MCYFRPVAESVVSLSRAFIFQSNNSLVLNDVNMQIAKSEFAYLIGKTGSGKSSLLKTLYGDLPLLEGEGHVAEFDLTKITSKDIPFLRRKIGIVFQDFQLLVDRNVMENLLFVLKATGWKDKKLMESRCIEVLDMVGLATKDYKMPHELSGGEQQRVVIARALLNNPEVILADEPTGNLDPDVSDDIMKLLHDICEQGTAVLMATHDYRILNKFAGTIYRCELNSITKATEVF, from the coding sequence ATGTGCTATTTTCGCCCCGTGGCAGAATCAGTAGTTTCTTTGAGTAGGGCGTTCATTTTTCAATCCAATAATAGTTTGGTTTTGAATGATGTGAATATGCAAATTGCAAAATCCGAATTTGCCTATCTCATTGGCAAAACCGGGAGTGGAAAGTCCAGTTTGTTAAAAACACTTTACGGTGATTTGCCTTTATTGGAAGGAGAAGGCCATGTGGCCGAATTTGATTTGACCAAAATTACCTCTAAAGACATACCATTTTTAAGAAGAAAAATTGGAATTGTTTTTCAAGATTTTCAATTACTTGTTGATCGAAACGTAATGGAAAACCTGCTTTTTGTGTTGAAGGCCACAGGCTGGAAAGATAAAAAGCTGATGGAAAGTAGGTGTATAGAAGTGCTGGATATGGTTGGCCTGGCAACAAAAGATTATAAAATGCCGCATGAACTATCGGGTGGAGAGCAGCAAAGAGTGGTTATTGCCAGAGCATTATTGAATAATCCGGAGGTTATTTTGGCCGACGAGCCAACCGGGAATTTAGACCCCGATGTGAGCGATGACATTATGAAGTTGTTGCACGACATTTGCGAACAAGGAACTGCCGTTTTAATGGCAACCCACGATTATAGAATACTCAACAAATTTGCCGGAACCATTTATCGTTGCGAGTTGAACAGCATAACGAAGGCTACCGAGGTTTTCTAA